Below is a genomic region from Ziziphus jujuba cultivar Dongzao chromosome 7, ASM3175591v1.
TTACTGTGTGATCGCCGCCGATACTAGGATGTCGACTGGTTACAGTATTCTCACCCGTGAATACTCCAAAATCTGCAAACTGTACGCTTTCCCATATAATTTTCgttttttgtattctaaatttGTTGAAAGTATTTGCTTGTTCTGATTCTTATGTATGCTGGATGTCCGAGGGTtggtttcaatttcaaatatagttttttttttttttttttttttcctggtacTATGTCTTGGTTCTTTGAATCAATATAGGTTTAAAACAATTTTGGGGGTATGGTAGTAGGTTTATAGGTTTAATTTTGAGGGGATTATGTGAATTGGTAATATTTATTTGGGTCAAACTCTGTTATCTTACCGTCTCATTACTGGTcaaaatagtatttatgtggGCGGGAGTAGTTCAGCACTTGAGCTAAGAATATGGGAAATGTATGAAATAGTTCATGATGATAGTGAAAATACATGATGATCTTCTGCAGCTTATAGTGGTAAAGAATTGATTAAAGAACAAAAGTACTTGCACAATGACTACGAATACTCGAATACTCCTATTTGGATAATTATAGTATGATGATGTCGCTGAATGTAAAGCATGTGCTGATAGATATATGGAACTAGGAACATATTTTTTAGTAGGTATTTGAAATCACTTTCTTTCTGTTTGATGATGGATATCACTATTATATATTAGTTTGGTTGATATGAGTTAATAGTTAGATTTTTCAATGGAGATGGAGGGATATATTTTATCGTTTATTACAGCGCGAAAATGATGTGTTTAAACATTGTTTGTTTGGTTCAACCTTGCAGAGCTGACAAATCTGTAATGGCCTCTTCTGGTTTTCAAGCCGATGTGAAAGCTTTGCAGAAGTTATTGGCTGCTAGGCACTTGGTGAGGCTTGAATTGAATGGATATTGTTTTTTATAGCTGAAAGTTTTAGTTTTCTTAGATATGTATTTATCTTTCAAAAATGTGGATCGTGAAATGCACCATGTTCAACTAGGTATTTAAGCACGCTATGTTCACAGAGTTTTATCATCTTTTGCCAGATCTATCAGCATCAACATAACAAGCAAATGAGCTGCCCTGCAATGGCTCAACTACTCTCCAACACCCTGTACTACAAACGTTTTTTCCCCTATTATTCTTTCAATGTTTTGGGCGGTCTTGATAATGAAGGTAAACTGTTATGGGCTCTGGTTACCAATTTGATGCCTTTCCAGTGCTAACATGGTGTCTCAATTCTAATAGGTAAGGGTTGTGTCTTCACATATGATGCTGTGGGTTCCTACGAGCGGGTTGGATATAGCTCTCAAGGTTCTGGTTCCACACTTATTATGCCTTTTCTTGATAACCAACTAAAGTCTCCCAGCCCTCTCTTGTTGCCTGCTCAGGTTTGCAATTGACTTTTTGTCAATTTATTATCTGTCATCTACTCAAGCATGTTCCCTAGTTTGTGTTTGCCTAATTTGTAAATGTATGACCATGCAGGATGCTGTCACGCCACTTTCAGAAGCAGAAGCGGTTGATTTGGTCAAAACTGTCTTTGCATCTGCAACTGAGAGGGATATTTATACTGTAAGTCATTGTTCCTCTCTGTTATCCCTCTTCTTCCATACGAGGCTTGTTGAGACCTTATTTGTAATGTTGTATGGATGTTTTGACAGGGAGACAAGCTTGAAATTGTCATTCTAAATGCTGATGGTATTCGGCGTGAATACATGGAACTCAGGAAAGATTAAGTTTTGTTCGCAACCATGTTGCTGGCCTCAATTAAGCATAGGATTTGCGTGCTACCATTGGATGGCTCTGCATTCAATATTCTTGTTCTGATGTCTTTAATTGTGGTTTAGCTTTTCGATGAATGAGTCCCGTTGAACACAATTGCATTTTCCTAGTGACAGAAGTGAAATGGTGTTGTCTTTATTGGACGTGAGTTTCTTGTATTTATTTAAACTGTATTGAGATACTTTAAAATGCAGTTAACTTTACCCCAGATATACATCTGATATTGGTGTTTGCCgtgctttttcatttttgttatgCTTGAACTCTCTTCAGAATGCATTTAATTTAATCCCGGGTACAAATTTTtagaggctttttttttttttttttttttttttttaccctctcTTTTTCTTGCAAGAGATGTGCTCCTACCAGTTTGGCTTCTCAATTCATAATCGCAGTGGAAGCAAGTAAAAAGAATAACATTTTTCGAAAGTCTTTCTTAACCATGGCATTCTCACAGAATTATACATATTTCACTTCCTAGAAATCAAAGGAAAGATACATTTTGAATCTATTTTTGATTTCCAATTCATATATAAACTTTAGCTCCTCAGAAACTGTCTTGGGAAGCCCATcctttcttctccaactctAATCGCAATGCCTATTTTATTGAAAACGAAGAATCGTTTAAATCGACTAAAGCAGCAATTAACATGTGAAAAAACATTAGAAAAgtaatattgtttaaatattagcAAAACGATATTGTGATCACCTTGATTCTCTTTCTATTGTAATCAAAATCAAAGTTTCCCAATCGTGAAGCAGAACGATACTCCACTATCGAGTCCTTGCCCGGTGGAAACCAAAATTCAACATCATCAACCAACTGCATGGCCACAAGAAAATCAGACACCCAGTTAGTGGAAATGTCCAGTTAATCAAACAATCTTCTTTCCATTTTGCGAGATTGATTACACTTACCCCCAGTACGGGGCTTTGGTATTCTACTCGCACATAGTCAACTTTCTTCTCCACTATACGCGGTGTAAACTTGTCtggttttgttgattttatcTGCAAAATTGGTTTTTCCAAACTGGATTTAATTTATTCTATCAAATGCCCACAAAAATTAGCAGCAACATTTATCCTTGTTTTGAAAACTGTACCACTTGGAGAAGTTCCTCCATTGCAACCTCTCTGCTCACAGGCTTCTTCCTACCACGTCCTTCTTCAGGGTTGTAGTTCCtataaaaagaacaagaaaataacCAACGTGTATCACATTTTGTTAATGGGTCGGTGGGACGGTCAACACTCAACGCGAATCCACACACGGCTCATGATCTTCTTGTAGAAAAATTAGCTGCTGCTTTTTTAAGATTATTGGGTCCCACAATGGAGTTCACCTTTTCGAGTCTTCATTTCAGTCAAAATTTTGCATCGTGATCGGCATGGTATTGGATTTCAGCCAAAACTCATGTTCATTATGTTCttacatttaaggaaagaatttAAAGCTATATGTATCATCCTAGCCATTATGATCTTAAGGTTGATTAAACTACAAATGGctgtttattttgtttaggttGATATAAAAATGTTTTGACGGTGGAAACTAACGATTGAAAATGTCAATCTAATTGataaattttgaagttggacaaaaaaacaaaaacaaaaattttattccAATATTAACCAAGATTTATACAAATCAAAGAAGATAACTGTAAAGGCTCTAAAccaataattaacaaaataaacaaaaatcttACCAAGGTGGTGCATAATGAGTAAGATCCGTGATACTCTCAGAGGTCGATATGCAATTTTTAGTAGCCGGACAGAGAGCCAAAGACTGTTGGCTTTTCTGCACCCCAAGGTAATCAGGCTTTTTCCCGCTGCGCCAAAATTCACAACAATACAAATCAATCGTTTGACAAACAAACTCGCTGGATCTTCTCTGCCTCACTAAAAATCTATACGCGTCCCAGAAAGTGACCAGAGCAATAGAATTGGATGCCGCATACCTGAAGTTGAAAATGGCTCCGACCACTGCCAATTCGCTGCTTCTCAGTACTATTTCtcttcaaaatttccaatcttTGTATTAGAATTTCAGCTTAATATATAGCCAGGTGCGACTATGAATGTGTGTGggagggaaaaataaataaataaataaacagagaaaaaaagagaagaaccTTCGACCAACTGCGTTAGTAGTGGGTTTGTCGTCGTCTTTGGGCTGTTGTTGCTGAGAGAGGATAATAGGACGAGCAGTGGCAATGTTGTAGTGTTTGCTGTGCAACTTGTTGTAAGAATAGGCGTTTAGAGATGACATGGAGGCCATTCTTGTTTCTGAAGCAGAAACTATCTCGCGCTCTCTGTTTCCGTCTGCCTCAGAGCGCTTTTAGTGGATTTATCATCTCCTCCCGGTGGCTTAAATAAGAGTAGATGTTCGTCGAACGACATGGATCTGGGCCCACATTTTCACAAAAGTTATGGGCTTTGAATGTAGTAAAGATAAGCCCAATACATGCCTTTATTAATACTCATTAATGGGCCTATTGAGGCTTTTCGTACTTCGCACCAAATCCAAGAAGCGGGAACAACGACGCTCACTCTCCCTCACGTTTTAAAATACagaaaattctaaaataacCTTCCCTGTTTTGTAATTATAATTTGCACAattacattttgtttttattttaattaaactcctCATATTATTACTCAAATATTATTTGAGTGTTGCATGAATTTTTACCCAATAAGAAAATGCtaaataatcaataattttatcaaaactttcattaataaaagtttttagGAAAGAattgaatatcaataaatttatctatatttcGGTTTAGTTTAAACAAAATAGAATGAAATATAACatgataaatttcaattttaaaaaacaaagagatatatctgtaaaaactataaaatgaagcggctaatttgaaaattagacTTAAAATAAAACCCAGCTTCTTCCACAATCTttgcccctctctctctctctctctgctttcCAATGGCTCGTAACAAGGTAACGCAGTTTCTGAAAGATTTTCTACTTTAATCTCTGAtttcaagcttttttttttttttttttttctggtttcaAAGTTTCTTCACTATTAACTTTGGCTTTTTTTAAAACGATTTTTAGTTGGTTCTCAAATCCAAAAACCATAGATTTTGCTACATATTCTCTGTTTTTGAGAATCTTAAAACTAATATTCACCTAGATATTGAAAACGAAGTGAGTCTGCTAAAATTTGTACTCGCATCTCTTTGATAAAATCGAATTTGCGATTCTTAAAAGG
It encodes:
- the LOC107435702 gene encoding uncharacterized protein LOC107435702; amino-acid sequence: MASMSSLNAYSYNKLHSKHYNIATARPIILSQQQQPKDDDKPTTNAVGRREIVLRSSELAVVGAIFNFSGKKPDYLGVQKSQQSLALCPATKNCISTSESITDLTHYAPPWNYNPEEGRGRKKPVSREVAMEELLQVIKSTKPDKFTPRIVEKKVDYVRVEYQSPVLGLVDDVEFWFPPGKDSIVEYRSASRLGNFDFDYNRKRIKALRLELEKKGWASQDSF
- the LOC107435701 gene encoding proteasome subunit beta type-1; this translates as MTKQQANWSPYDNNGGSCVAIAGADYCVIAADTRMSTGYSILTREYSKICKLADKSVMASSGFQADVKALQKLLAARHLIYQHQHNKQMSCPAMAQLLSNTLYYKRFFPYYSFNVLGGLDNEGKGCVFTYDAVGSYERVGYSSQGSGSTLIMPFLDNQLKSPSPLLLPAQDAVTPLSEAEAVDLVKTVFASATERDIYTGDKLEIVILNADGIRREYMELRKD